From a single Desulfobacterales bacterium genomic region:
- the glnD gene encoding [protein-PII] uridylyltransferase, with protein MLSKASKDLKEKKERLLENLNADNFLDKNAVILDEYFCNCFETSRVGPKLKINKNPFAIVALGGYGRMEQCVHSDVDILFLFNKEIPSATSELIEEIIYPLWDVGFQVGHATRSIKECTELAQKDVEVLTSLIDARFICGMSNLYTQLCERLTKKIISAKSKTIISWLMDKNNDRHKNYGDSSYLLEPNLKDGQGGLRDYHTMLWIARIKSQIKQPRDLECFGYLSSNEYDELSNSLNFIWKVRNFMHRLAGRKCDQLYFDYQVKLAENLNFQEENGLPPVEIFLGKLHSHMEFIKQQYIMFVSDINKSKKTNIKENIKKRIKIEGFDIEDDSLIFINPEQVVKNPEIILRIFQESARLQIPLNKESKRIIKEFAYLFDSDLKVSPNIIKIFEKILLTQSPKFNVLEDMLTTGILEKFFPEFKRILNRVQFNQYHLYPVDKHCLRTVQTIKQFGTSDDQTLDNLCGDIYREIKNQKLLLWAALFHDIGKGFPNTEHCISGAECVKIIMTRIGYSNEDIESIAFLVEKHLFILNTAKRRDIHEEETAVFCAREIRDIERLRMLYLLTVADFISTGPKAWNNWTASLVTDLFFKTFNILKKGELSRPGAIEEISNKMKDIRYLPLSSTQQEELHEHFKTLSARYILSNNKENIIKHFELFKLLGNESFVWDIDKNLETNTRTLTFCGKDQRGLFSKIAGAFTLNNFDIFDAQIYTWNNGIALDIFTLKQPIDTVLEKERWDRAKDDLKKVLDGKIDLKKELSEKITKSKKKQNQSLIREDKIIVDIESSSFYTIIEIHTTDFQGLLFCITDALYEIGVNIKASKISTSVDQVVDVFYIQDKNKNKIDSPEFIDEIKKAVKRALSPTFIE; from the coding sequence ATGCTAAGTAAAGCATCAAAGGATTTAAAGGAAAAAAAAGAAAGACTCCTTGAAAACTTAAACGCGGATAATTTTTTAGATAAAAATGCTGTTATTTTAGACGAGTATTTTTGTAATTGCTTTGAAACAAGTCGTGTTGGACCAAAGCTTAAAATCAATAAAAATCCTTTCGCTATAGTAGCTCTTGGAGGTTACGGAAGAATGGAACAATGCGTTCATTCTGATGTTGATATTCTTTTTCTTTTTAACAAGGAAATTCCATCGGCAACTTCAGAACTTATAGAAGAAATTATTTATCCTTTATGGGACGTTGGTTTTCAAGTAGGTCATGCTACAAGATCTATAAAAGAATGCACTGAACTTGCCCAAAAAGATGTAGAAGTTCTAACATCCTTGATTGACGCCAGATTTATTTGTGGAATGTCAAATTTGTATACGCAGCTTTGTGAAAGACTGACTAAAAAAATAATAAGCGCAAAATCAAAAACAATAATTTCCTGGCTGATGGATAAAAATAATGATCGGCATAAAAACTATGGAGATTCAAGCTATTTGCTTGAACCGAACCTTAAAGACGGGCAAGGCGGTTTAAGAGATTATCACACAATGCTATGGATAGCGAGAATCAAATCTCAAATTAAACAGCCAAGAGACCTTGAATGTTTTGGGTATTTATCCAGCAATGAATATGACGAGCTTTCAAATTCCCTTAATTTTATATGGAAAGTAAGAAATTTTATGCATAGATTAGCCGGCAGAAAATGCGACCAGCTTTATTTTGATTATCAGGTTAAGCTTGCTGAAAATCTTAATTTTCAAGAAGAAAATGGACTTCCTCCTGTGGAAATATTTTTAGGAAAACTCCATAGTCATATGGAATTTATAAAACAACAATACATAATGTTTGTTAGTGATATTAATAAGTCTAAAAAAACTAATATCAAAGAAAATATAAAAAAAAGAATTAAAATAGAAGGATTTGATATTGAAGATGATTCTTTAATTTTTATAAATCCTGAACAGGTTGTAAAAAATCCAGAAATTATTCTCAGGATATTTCAGGAAAGTGCTCGGTTGCAGATACCTTTAAATAAAGAATCTAAACGAATAATAAAAGAATTTGCTTATCTTTTTGATAGTGATTTAAAGGTTTCTCCGAATATAATTAAAATTTTTGAAAAAATTTTACTTACTCAATCTCCAAAATTTAATGTATTGGAAGATATGCTTACGACAGGAATCCTTGAAAAATTCTTTCCTGAATTTAAAAGAATACTTAATAGAGTACAGTTTAATCAATACCATCTTTATCCTGTAGATAAGCATTGTTTAAGAACTGTTCAAACAATAAAACAATTTGGAACATCAGATGACCAAACTTTAGATAATCTTTGCGGAGATATTTATCGTGAAATAAAAAATCAAAAACTACTGTTATGGGCTGCTTTGTTCCACGATATTGGAAAAGGATTTCCTAACACAGAACACTGTATTTCTGGAGCAGAATGTGTAAAAATAATTATGACCCGTATCGGATATTCTAATGAAGACATAGAATCTATAGCCTTTTTAGTTGAGAAGCATTTATTTATTTTAAATACAGCAAAAAGACGGGATATCCATGAAGAAGAAACAGCGGTTTTTTGTGCAAGGGAAATACGCGATATCGAACGCCTTAGAATGCTGTATCTCCTTACTGTAGCAGATTTTATTTCTACCGGCCCAAAAGCATGGAATAATTGGACAGCAAGCCTTGTAACTGATTTGTTTTTTAAAACATTCAATATTTTAAAAAAAGGAGAACTCTCAAGACCTGGAGCTATAGAAGAAATTTCAAACAAAATGAAGGATATACGCTATTTGCCATTATCATCAACCCAACAAGAAGAATTACATGAACATTTTAAAACTCTATCGGCAAGGTATATTTTATCTAATAATAAAGAGAATATTATAAAGCATTTTGAACTTTTTAAGCTATTAGGAAATGAGTCTTTTGTATGGGATATCGATAAAAATTTAGAAACTAATACCCGGACATTGACCTTTTGCGGAAAAGATCAAAGGGGGCTTTTTTCAAAAATAGCTGGAGCTTTTACTTTAAATAATTTTGATATATTTGATGCCCAGATTTATACATGGAATAATGGCATAGCTCTTGATATTTTTACATTAAAACAACCGATTGACACTGTTCTTGAGAAAGAACGATGGGACAGGGCAAAAGACGATTTGAAAAAAGTTCTTGACGGAAAGATTGACCTAAAAAAAGAGCTTTCAGAAAAAATAACAAAATCGAAAAAAAAGCAAAATCAATCTCTTATACGTGAAGACAAAATCATAGTTGATATTGAAAGTTCAAGCTTTTATACAATAATTGAAATTCATACTACAGATTTTCAGGGTTTACTTTTT
- the holA gene encoding DNA polymerase III subunit delta, translating to MPEINFNDVSKFLNSSDNNKFYQVTLIFGDNFLVKEAFDKVIEFIVTGSKKNLAYEVFEGQTTDVNDLIERLTTYSLFSTKKVIGLRDFDISTSRADEDKASKKSSKKDSSNILFEAIKSGFPKGTYLVITIDKIDKRKNIFKIIADTALLVNCLVSTGSNKKDKDKQEEILKNKMQEILKQAKKSAEKSVFDTLYEMIGFDLWTFSSSLEKLINYIGDKKTITSDDVHYIITKSKQDPIFELTNAVFSRDFDKAVSYLDALISEGFHPLAILSALMRQLRKLLLAKHFLNTQKDWSKSYPYYEFEKTFIPRVKNFDSQIIQKIEEWESHFPNEPEDSNNNGKADKRKTVTTESLLAKGGHPYAIYSMFQKADEFTTDELIYAIDVLTNVDKKLKSSSPDIYKLILENAIIKIIFPQSSYQENN from the coding sequence ATGCCAGAAATAAATTTTAACGATGTTTCAAAATTTTTAAATTCATCGGATAATAATAAATTCTATCAAGTTACTTTAATATTTGGAGATAACTTCCTTGTAAAAGAAGCCTTTGATAAGGTAATTGAATTTATAGTTACAGGTTCAAAAAAAAATTTGGCTTATGAAGTTTTCGAAGGTCAAACAACGGACGTGAATGATTTAATCGAAAGATTAACTACATATTCTTTATTTTCCACAAAAAAAGTCATCGGGTTACGAGATTTTGATATTTCTACCTCTCGAGCAGATGAGGACAAAGCCTCAAAAAAAAGTTCTAAAAAAGACTCTTCAAATATTTTGTTTGAGGCTATAAAATCTGGCTTTCCAAAAGGAACTTATCTTGTAATTACAATAGATAAAATTGATAAACGAAAAAATATTTTCAAAATCATTGCAGATACTGCTCTCCTTGTTAATTGCCTGGTATCTACTGGCTCAAACAAAAAAGATAAAGATAAGCAAGAAGAAATTTTAAAAAACAAAATGCAAGAAATCCTAAAACAAGCTAAAAAAAGTGCTGAAAAAAGTGTATTTGACACCCTATACGAAATGATAGGCTTTGATTTATGGACATTTTCGTCAAGCCTTGAAAAGCTTATAAACTATATTGGTGACAAAAAAACAATAACCTCAGATGATGTTCATTATATAATTACAAAATCTAAACAAGACCCAATATTTGAGCTTACCAATGCTGTTTTTTCAAGGGATTTTGATAAAGCTGTATCATATCTTGATGCTTTAATATCAGAAGGATTTCATCCTCTTGCAATTTTATCTGCTTTGATGAGGCAACTTAGAAAACTTCTTCTTGCGAAACATTTTTTAAATACTCAAAAAGATTGGTCTAAATCCTATCCGTACTATGAATTTGAAAAAACTTTTATCCCAAGGGTAAAAAACTTCGATAGCCAAATTATTCAAAAAATAGAAGAATGGGAATCTCACTTTCCTAATGAGCCTGAAGATTCTAATAATAATGGAAAAGCTGATAAACGGAAAACTGTTACTACTGAAAGTTTGCTTGCCAAAGGTGGTCATCCTTATGCTATATATTCGATGTTTCAAAAAGCAGACGAATTTACAACCGATGAATTGATTTATGCTATCGATGTATTAACAAATGTTGATAAAAAATTAAAATCATCATCGCCAGACATCTATAAACTAATTTTAGAAAATGCAATAATAAAAATAATATTTCCCCAAAGTTCTTATCAAGAAAATAACTAA